A window of the Isosphaera pallida ATCC 43644 genome harbors these coding sequences:
- a CDS encoding sugar phosphate isomerase/epimerase family protein — MALRLGIVTYNIAKDWDLDTILTKLPRLGYSCVELRTTHRHGVEVTLNTAQRATVKAKFADSPLTLCSLGSAFEYQSSDPAVVQRNIDGTREYIRLAHDLGVPGIKVRPNGVPRGEDPERVFERIGKALRIVGQDGQDFGVEIRVEVHGGVTQDPPNMAKILAAADHPNVFVCWNSNPGEVKNGSIRASFDLLADNIRIVHLRDLCDDTYPWRELFALLVQRGLQVETLAEIGDNPDPDRILRYFRALWLAYQPDSDSAQP; from the coding sequence ATGGCCCTGCGACTCGGAATCGTCACCTACAACATCGCCAAGGATTGGGATCTCGACACCATCCTCACCAAACTCCCCCGACTGGGTTATTCCTGCGTCGAACTGCGTACCACCCACCGACACGGCGTTGAAGTCACCCTCAACACTGCCCAACGCGCCACCGTCAAAGCCAAATTCGCGGACTCCCCTTTGACCCTTTGCAGCCTTGGCAGCGCCTTCGAATATCAGTCCTCCGACCCGGCGGTGGTCCAACGCAACATCGACGGCACCCGGGAGTACATTCGCCTCGCGCACGACCTCGGCGTGCCCGGGATCAAAGTCCGTCCTAACGGCGTCCCCCGTGGCGAAGACCCCGAACGTGTCTTCGAGCGGATCGGCAAGGCGCTACGGATCGTCGGCCAAGACGGCCAAGATTTCGGTGTGGAAATCCGCGTTGAAGTCCACGGCGGCGTCACCCAAGATCCCCCGAACATGGCCAAAATCCTGGCCGCCGCCGACCACCCCAACGTCTTCGTCTGTTGGAACTCCAACCCCGGCGAAGTCAAAAACGGCTCGATCCGCGCGAGCTTCGACCTCCTGGCCGACAACATCCGCATCGTCCATCTCCGCGATCTCTGCGACGACACCTACCCCTGGCGCGAACTGTTCGCCCTGCTGGTCCAACGTGGCCTGCAGGTCGAAACCCTCGCCGAAATCGGCGACAACCCTGACCCAGACCGCATCCTCCGCTACTTCCGCGCCCTTTGGCTGGCCTACCAGCCCGACTCTGACTCCGCCCAACCTTGA
- a CDS encoding HAD family hydrolase — MMLSRPQTPPAAPLLAIFDHDGVLVDSLDNHTQAWLEMGRRAGLPVTPDFVHATFGLTNFSIVERLLGDEYTRERAIELGDLKEACYRELARGRLDLMPGVRALLEGLRQRGVLLAIGSSGPRANLLLTVEECGLMDHFQAIVGLEDITRGKPDPEVFLTAASRCGVPPQRAVVFEDAVFGIQAAKAAGMTAVGVTSSHPAEALREAGADVVVDSLDQFDFDAWMASLG; from the coding sequence ATGATGTTATCCCGCCCGCAGACGCCACCCGCGGCCCCTTTGTTGGCGATCTTCGACCACGATGGGGTTTTGGTGGATTCGCTGGACAACCACACCCAAGCCTGGCTCGAGATGGGACGACGCGCTGGGCTGCCAGTGACGCCTGACTTCGTTCATGCGACCTTCGGCCTCACCAATTTTTCGATCGTCGAGCGGCTGCTGGGCGACGAGTACACCCGCGAGCGGGCGATCGAACTAGGCGATCTTAAGGAAGCCTGTTACCGCGAGTTGGCCCGCGGTCGTCTGGACCTGATGCCTGGAGTGCGTGCCCTGTTGGAGGGTCTGAGGCAGCGCGGCGTCCTTCTGGCCATCGGTTCCAGCGGCCCTCGCGCCAACCTGCTCCTGACCGTGGAGGAATGCGGTCTGATGGATCACTTCCAGGCGATCGTCGGCCTGGAGGACATCACCCGCGGCAAGCCCGATCCCGAGGTGTTCCTCACCGCGGCGTCCCGCTGCGGCGTTCCCCCTCAACGCGCGGTGGTCTTCGAAGACGCCGTTTTCGGCATTCAAGCGGCTAAGGCCGCCGGCATGACCGCCGTAGGCGTCACCAGTTCCCATCCCGCCGAAGCGCTCCGCGAAGCGGGGGCCGATGTCGTGGTTGATTCGCTCGATCAGTTCGACTTCGACGCCTGGATGGCCTCGCTGGGTTGA
- a CDS encoding isocitrate/isopropylmalate family dehydrogenase — MMRPCYPVAELLGDGIGPELSRAVRGLADALPIRLEFRPVDLSLEGRRSRGAAIYDEAVEVIESCRVALKHPTVTAEESPNAVLRRRLNLSVIHRPVSTIPGVPTNFTRPLDLDIVRIATGGTYDDPGRPIGEDGAVSLRIVERQPVREAARYAFNFARKTGRRVTSSSKYTIQRATDGLFERVVKEVAQLAPEVPHNVELFDALLAKIILTPERYQIILVLNEYGDFLSDMACGLAGSLGIGASANLGFDSQAVVRVALFDAAHGTAPDIAGQNKANPTAIFLALAMLLNQLGELTIGEALKQTTLDLLLEGVRTRDLGGSETTETFTRAVADELRRRLNVNSPAPTASPPPPSHPQP, encoded by the coding sequence ATGATGCGACCCTGCTATCCCGTCGCCGAGTTGCTGGGCGACGGCATCGGACCGGAACTCTCCCGCGCCGTGCGTGGCTTAGCCGACGCGCTGCCGATCCGTCTGGAGTTCCGCCCGGTTGATCTTAGTTTGGAAGGCCGTCGCAGTCGGGGAGCGGCGATCTACGACGAGGCGGTGGAGGTCATCGAGAGCTGTCGTGTGGCGCTCAAGCATCCCACCGTCACCGCCGAGGAGAGTCCCAACGCGGTGCTGAGGCGTCGTCTCAACCTTTCGGTGATCCATCGCCCAGTCTCGACGATCCCTGGCGTTCCCACCAACTTCACCCGTCCTCTGGACCTCGACATTGTGCGCATCGCCACTGGTGGTACCTATGACGACCCTGGACGACCCATCGGCGAGGATGGAGCCGTGAGCCTGCGGATCGTCGAACGCCAGCCGGTACGCGAGGCGGCCCGCTACGCCTTCAACTTCGCCCGTAAGACCGGACGGCGGGTCACCTCTTCCTCCAAGTACACCATCCAACGCGCTACCGACGGGTTGTTCGAACGCGTGGTCAAGGAGGTCGCCCAACTCGCTCCCGAAGTCCCCCACAACGTCGAATTGTTCGACGCGCTGCTGGCGAAAATCATTTTGACTCCCGAACGTTATCAGATCATCCTGGTCCTCAACGAATACGGCGACTTCCTCTCCGACATGGCGTGCGGACTTGCCGGCAGCCTGGGCATTGGGGCCAGCGCCAACCTCGGGTTCGACTCACAAGCGGTGGTGAGGGTCGCGCTGTTCGACGCCGCCCACGGCACCGCGCCGGACATCGCGGGCCAGAACAAGGCCAACCCCACCGCGATTTTCCTGGCCCTAGCGATGCTGCTCAACCAGTTGGGCGAACTGACCATTGGCGAAGCCCTCAAGCAAACTACCCTCGACCTTCTGCTTGAGGGAGTCCGCACCAGGGACCTCGGCGGCTCGGAAACCACCGAAACGTTCACGCGGGCGGTGGCCGACGAACTCCGCCGCCGCCTCAACGTCAATTCACCAGCCCCCACCGCTTCCCCCCCGCCGCCGTCCCACCCGCAACCATGA
- a CDS encoding DUF1549 domain-containing protein codes for MMTSRRDHWGVQGSWNRSLLGGLIGFWGLLGILSVSFSSWAGETRVVPAIEADGLRIAPGLVDLYGPDATAQLVCERIEPGGVHRDATRSVRWTSGDETIAAVDATGLVTARGDGATEIRAELEGVGAIRVPVQVRGFAEGRPINFANDIVPIFTKLGCNGGGCHGKSGGQNGFRLGLLGFEPQIDYETLVKEGRGRRLFPAAAAQSLLVRKATAEVPHGGGRKMEPGSPEHRLLIRWIENGMPWGKESDPKVVGIVIEPQLRTLKAGWTQQLRVDAIYSDGGREDVTRRVQYQSNDTEVADVDETGLVSARNLAGQAAIMARYQGQVAVFTVQVPLDATPNYEGFTPRNRIDELALKQWRALNISPSPRCEDHEFIRRARLDITGTLPTAEEVRAFVADPDPDKRAKLVDRLLDTPEYASFFALKWADLLKNKRSGQPERQKSTFQFHAWLCDALRRNVPYDRLVGEIVAATGTPSTNPATIWTRTVRSPQVFVDDTAQVFLGMRLQCAQCHHHPFEVWSQDDYYGFASFFSRIGFKPAIDGRRAGRPNEEAVVVNRDGWATNPATGKPLPPRGLGAKEPVSVAPGDDPRIKLVEWLADPSNPFFAPALVNRYWAHFFARGLVEPIDDMRATNPASNPELLAALSNEFIASGFDLKGLIRQICTSELYGLSSLPVEGNARDRQSFARRYPRRMQAEVLLDAISMMTAAPTAFGGLPAQTRAIDLPDESVGSSFLDVFGRPSRDTACECERVDDATLGQSLMLLNSPEIQAKLAAPGGRAERLAGGGSGAEYDAAQLDQLFLEAFARFPLDEERQAALAHLAKNADRRKEAWQDILWALINAKEFQFND; via the coding sequence ATGATGACGAGTCGTCGTGACCATTGGGGTGTTCAAGGCAGTTGGAACCGGAGTCTGCTTGGCGGATTGATCGGATTCTGGGGGCTGCTGGGGATCCTGAGCGTCAGTTTCAGTTCATGGGCAGGGGAAACGCGGGTTGTGCCAGCGATCGAAGCTGACGGCCTGCGAATCGCTCCCGGTCTGGTCGATCTCTACGGCCCCGACGCCACTGCCCAATTGGTTTGCGAGCGGATTGAACCCGGCGGCGTTCACCGCGACGCGACCCGAAGCGTCCGTTGGACCAGCGGCGATGAGACAATCGCCGCCGTGGACGCCACTGGCTTGGTGACAGCCCGCGGCGACGGGGCGACCGAGATTCGGGCTGAACTCGAAGGCGTCGGCGCGATCCGGGTGCCGGTCCAGGTGCGCGGATTTGCCGAGGGACGCCCGATCAACTTCGCCAATGACATCGTGCCGATCTTCACCAAACTCGGTTGCAACGGCGGCGGTTGTCACGGCAAGTCAGGCGGGCAGAACGGCTTCCGCCTGGGTTTACTCGGCTTTGAACCTCAGATTGACTATGAAACCCTGGTTAAGGAGGGCAGGGGACGTCGGCTCTTCCCCGCCGCCGCCGCTCAGTCGCTACTGGTTCGCAAAGCGACCGCCGAGGTGCCCCACGGCGGGGGACGCAAGATGGAGCCAGGTTCGCCCGAACATCGTCTGTTGATTCGTTGGATTGAGAATGGAATGCCCTGGGGCAAGGAGTCGGACCCCAAAGTGGTGGGCATCGTTATCGAACCGCAATTGCGGACTCTCAAGGCCGGTTGGACCCAGCAACTCCGGGTGGACGCGATCTACTCTGACGGCGGGCGCGAGGATGTGACCCGTCGGGTTCAGTACCAGTCCAATGACACCGAGGTGGCCGACGTGGACGAGACCGGGCTGGTTTCGGCCCGCAACCTCGCCGGGCAAGCCGCGATAATGGCCCGCTACCAGGGTCAGGTGGCCGTGTTCACCGTGCAGGTGCCGCTTGACGCCACCCCCAATTACGAGGGGTTCACCCCGCGCAACCGAATCGACGAACTGGCCCTCAAGCAATGGCGGGCCTTGAACATCTCGCCTTCGCCTCGCTGCGAAGATCATGAGTTCATTCGTCGCGCTCGGTTGGACATCACCGGCACCCTGCCCACCGCTGAGGAGGTCCGAGCTTTTGTCGCCGACCCCGACCCCGACAAGCGGGCCAAGCTGGTCGATCGACTGCTGGATACTCCGGAGTACGCCTCCTTTTTCGCTCTCAAGTGGGCTGACTTGCTCAAGAACAAGCGGTCGGGCCAGCCCGAGCGTCAGAAATCGACCTTCCAGTTTCACGCCTGGTTGTGCGACGCACTGCGCCGCAACGTTCCTTACGACCGTCTGGTCGGAGAGATCGTCGCCGCCACCGGCACGCCGTCCACCAACCCGGCCACCATTTGGACCCGCACGGTTCGCTCCCCTCAGGTCTTCGTGGACGACACTGCCCAGGTCTTTCTAGGCATGAGGCTCCAGTGTGCCCAGTGCCATCATCATCCCTTCGAGGTCTGGAGCCAGGACGACTACTACGGCTTCGCTTCCTTCTTCAGCCGGATCGGTTTCAAGCCCGCCATCGACGGTCGCCGCGCCGGTCGCCCCAATGAGGAGGCGGTGGTGGTCAACCGTGACGGTTGGGCGACCAACCCTGCTACCGGCAAGCCCCTGCCGCCCCGTGGGCTCGGAGCCAAGGAACCGGTGAGCGTCGCGCCCGGCGACGACCCCCGAATCAAATTGGTTGAATGGCTGGCCGACCCCTCCAACCCCTTCTTTGCCCCCGCGTTGGTCAACCGCTACTGGGCCCACTTCTTTGCGCGGGGCCTCGTCGAACCAATCGACGACATGAGGGCGACCAACCCCGCCTCCAACCCTGAATTGCTCGCGGCCCTCTCCAACGAGTTCATCGCCTCGGGCTTCGACCTCAAGGGGTTGATTCGTCAAATCTGCACCAGCGAACTTTATGGTCTGTCCAGCCTTCCCGTCGAGGGCAACGCACGGGACCGTCAGAGTTTCGCTCGTCGCTACCCCCGGCGGATGCAGGCCGAAGTGTTGCTCGACGCCATCTCGATGATGACCGCCGCCCCAACCGCCTTTGGCGGTCTGCCGGCTCAAACCCGAGCCATCGACTTGCCCGACGAGTCGGTCGGCTCCTCGTTCCTGGATGTCTTCGGTCGTCCCAGCCGGGACACTGCTTGCGAGTGCGAACGGGTGGACGACGCCACGTTGGGCCAGAGCCTCATGTTGCTCAACTCGCCCGAAATCCAGGCCAAGCTCGCCGCTCCCGGCGGGCGCGCTGAACGCCTGGCCGGTGGAGGAAGCGGAGCCGAATACGATGCCGCTCAACTCGACCAGCTCTTCCTTGAGGCCTTCGCGCGTTTCCCGCTCGACGAGGAGCGTCAAGCCGCCCTTGCTCACCTCGCCAAGAACGCCGACCGTCGCAAGGAAGCGTGGCAGGACATCCTTTGGGCGTTGATCAACGCCAAGGAGTTTCAGTTCAACGACTAA
- a CDS encoding nucleoside deaminase, with protein MSPDPSSDPSSSSPVWTPTDYWAMTRALDLARAAVDLGEVPVGAVVLDPLGRLLAQAHNLRETLEDPTAHAERLVLTWAARGLGTWRLEGCTLYVTLEPCVMCAGAIVLARVARVVYATNDPKAGACSSLYRILDDSRLNHRPQVEYGLFAREAGDLLRAFFRARRRPRADVPVDTSPSGSVPFW; from the coding sequence ATGAGTCCTGACCCCTCTTCCGATCCCTCGTCATCTTCCCCCGTTTGGACCCCGACCGATTACTGGGCGATGACCCGCGCGTTGGATCTGGCCCGCGCGGCGGTCGATCTGGGCGAGGTGCCGGTTGGAGCCGTGGTTTTAGACCCCTTGGGGCGGTTGTTGGCCCAGGCCCACAACCTTCGGGAAACCCTCGAAGACCCTACCGCCCATGCCGAACGCCTCGTCCTGACCTGGGCCGCCCGCGGCCTCGGCACCTGGCGTCTGGAAGGCTGCACCCTTTACGTCACGCTCGAACCGTGCGTGATGTGCGCCGGGGCGATCGTCCTGGCGCGGGTGGCCCGCGTCGTGTACGCCACCAACGATCCCAAAGCCGGCGCGTGTTCAAGCCTCTATCGGATTCTGGACGACTCCCGACTCAACCATCGTCCCCAGGTCGAATACGGCCTGTTCGCCAGGGAAGCGGGCGATCTCCTCCGCGCCTTCTTCCGCGCTCGCCGCCGACCCCGCGCCGACGTTCCGGTGGACACCTCCCCATCCGGTTCGGTCCCTTTTTGGTAA
- a CDS encoding MaoC/PaaZ C-terminal domain-containing protein, translating into MGRKRMVATLGYEELEPGDEWESPGRTITEADVVQFAGVSGDFNPLHLDHDFARAGAFGRPVAHGLLGLAVASGLAAHAPKVATQAFLAIESWRFVKPIPFGQTVRLLNRVQEVQPQARGRRARVVWSRRLVGPDGELFQEGMVATLVASCASLTASGSEGRDSDKS; encoded by the coding sequence ATGGGGCGTAAACGGATGGTGGCGACCCTGGGTTACGAGGAGTTGGAGCCGGGCGACGAGTGGGAGAGTCCCGGACGGACGATCACCGAGGCCGACGTGGTTCAATTCGCTGGGGTTTCGGGCGACTTCAACCCACTGCATTTGGATCACGACTTCGCGCGGGCGGGGGCGTTCGGTCGCCCGGTGGCGCATGGGTTGCTGGGCTTGGCAGTGGCCTCGGGCTTGGCGGCTCACGCTCCCAAAGTGGCGACCCAAGCGTTTCTGGCGATCGAATCCTGGCGGTTCGTCAAACCGATCCCCTTTGGACAGACGGTGCGTCTGCTCAACCGGGTTCAGGAGGTGCAACCCCAGGCGCGGGGGCGTCGCGCTCGGGTGGTTTGGTCGCGTCGTTTGGTCGGACCCGACGGCGAGCTGTTTCAGGAGGGAATGGTGGCGACTCTGGTCGCCTCTTGTGCCTCGTTGACGGCGAGCGGTTCCGAGGGGCGAGACTCGGACAAGAGTTGA
- a CDS encoding methyltransferase domain-containing protein translates to MSDDSVSAPTKFDNAGQYCRQSILRYEFIFGPGYVSTGGPETTERLCALLGNALQPGVRVLDVGSGLGGAAFHLAERFGAEVTGVDLAEEMIALTRERLADRKTSEKVRFLLGDVMTADLPLGGYDVVWSRDAFMHLADKPALYRRLRDLLADGGQIAVTDYAQQAGQTTEAFQTYVRNTHYHLIDPESYASIVREVGFVKVQVLDATADFDAILAREMNRLSRDRVAFLERFSQSDYDYLMRRWAMKREFIAQGDMKWVVVHAVK, encoded by the coding sequence ATGAGCGATGACAGCGTCTCGGCCCCGACCAAGTTCGACAACGCCGGTCAATATTGTCGTCAAAGTATTCTTCGGTATGAATTTATTTTCGGCCCAGGTTACGTCAGTACCGGCGGACCGGAGACGACCGAGCGTCTTTGCGCGCTTTTGGGCAACGCGCTCCAACCGGGGGTTCGAGTGCTGGACGTGGGCAGCGGTTTAGGTGGGGCGGCCTTTCATCTGGCCGAGCGATTCGGGGCTGAGGTCACCGGCGTTGACCTGGCCGAAGAGATGATCGCTCTCACCCGCGAACGTCTCGCTGACCGCAAGACCAGCGAGAAGGTTCGGTTCCTGCTCGGCGACGTGATGACCGCCGACCTGCCCCTGGGCGGTTACGACGTGGTCTGGAGCCGCGACGCCTTCATGCACCTCGCGGACAAACCCGCCCTGTATCGCCGGCTGCGCGACTTGTTGGCTGACGGCGGCCAGATTGCTGTGACCGACTACGCCCAACAAGCCGGACAAACCACCGAAGCGTTCCAAACCTACGTCCGAAACACCCACTACCATTTGATCGACCCCGAATCCTATGCCAGCATCGTGAGGGAGGTTGGCTTCGTGAAGGTCCAGGTCCTGGACGCCACTGCCGACTTCGACGCGATCCTCGCGCGCGAGATGAACCGCTTGAGCAGAGATCGCGTCGCGTTCCTAGAACGATTTTCCCAGTCTGACTATGACTATCTGATGCGCCGCTGGGCGATGAAGCGTGAGTTCATCGCCCAAGGCGACATGAAGTGGGTGGTGGTTCACGCTGTGAAGTAA
- a CDS encoding nucleoside hydrolase-like domain-containing protein: MKEGDTPSFLALLPNGLTDLERPVLGGWGGRFGRAKPNDPNDRG; encoded by the coding sequence ATCAAGGAGGGCGATACACCGTCGTTCCTGGCGCTTTTGCCCAATGGGTTGACCGACCTGGAGCGGCCCGTTCTGGGCGGATGGGGCGGGCGTTTTGGTCGCGCAAAACCAAATGACCCCAACGATCGTGGATAG
- a CDS encoding cysteine desulfurase family protein, translating into MSGDEKPTRAVAPPRGESRPIYLDNHATTRVDPRVVEAMLPWMLEDYGNAASAHAFGQAARRAVETAREHLAALVGAQPEEIVFTSGATESNHLALLGIAQVAPPNRRHLVISAVEHRATLDPARRLARQGWRVTQVPPDRLGRIAPEAVAEAIGPDTALVSILAANNEVGTLAPLEPIAAVCRTRGVPFHTDAVQWIGHLPFDLGQTGADLVSLSAHKFHGPKGIGALVARRVRRCDDQGPPPRLAPLFEGGGQERGLRAGTAPVPLIVGLGEAARLALTEGLAQAPTIRALRDRLHDRIRRGLDNQGVLLNGDPDPANRLPHNLHLSFEGIEGEGLLTRLNGVAVSAGAACSTTSAAPSHVLKAMGVEERLIRAGLRFGLSRFTTEEEIDRAADEVVRVVLSLRNG; encoded by the coding sequence ATGAGCGGCGACGAGAAGCCTACGAGAGCAGTCGCGCCCCCGCGCGGGGAGAGCCGTCCCATTTATCTGGACAATCACGCGACCACCCGAGTTGATCCCCGCGTTGTCGAGGCGATGCTGCCTTGGATGCTGGAAGATTATGGCAACGCCGCCTCAGCCCACGCTTTCGGTCAAGCGGCCCGTCGGGCGGTCGAGACCGCTCGGGAGCACCTGGCCGCTTTAGTGGGGGCGCAACCCGAGGAGATCGTCTTCACCTCCGGCGCAACCGAATCAAACCACCTCGCTTTACTTGGCATCGCCCAGGTCGCGCCGCCGAATCGCCGCCACCTGGTGATTTCGGCAGTCGAACACCGCGCGACGCTCGACCCAGCGCGACGCCTAGCACGCCAGGGTTGGCGCGTTACCCAGGTTCCGCCCGACCGTCTCGGACGGATCGCTCCCGAGGCGGTTGCCGAAGCGATCGGTCCCGACACCGCGTTGGTGTCGATCTTGGCGGCCAACAACGAGGTTGGCACACTGGCTCCCCTGGAGCCGATCGCGGCGGTCTGCCGGACACGTGGAGTGCCGTTCCACACCGACGCGGTTCAATGGATTGGCCACCTGCCCTTCGATTTGGGCCAAACCGGTGCCGATCTGGTCAGTTTGTCGGCCCACAAGTTTCATGGGCCTAAAGGGATCGGCGCGCTGGTGGCCCGGCGCGTCCGCCGCTGCGACGATCAAGGACCGCCTCCCCGGTTGGCTCCTCTCTTCGAGGGCGGTGGACAGGAACGCGGTCTCAGGGCGGGCACCGCGCCGGTCCCTTTGATCGTAGGGCTGGGCGAAGCGGCGCGGTTGGCTCTCACGGAGGGACTTGCCCAAGCTCCGACGATTCGAGCGTTACGCGATCGTTTGCACGACCGCATCCGCCGGGGACTCGACAACCAAGGTGTCCTCCTCAACGGCGATCCCGACCCGGCCAACCGCCTGCCCCACAACCTCCATTTGAGCTTCGAGGGAATCGAGGGCGAGGGTCTTTTGACGCGGCTCAACGGGGTCGCCGTCAGCGCAGGCGCGGCCTGCTCGACGACCTCAGCGGCACCCAGTCACGTTCTTAAGGCTATGGGAGTTGAGGAACGTCTGATTCGCGCTGGTTTAAGGTTTGGACTCAGCCGGTTTACCACGGAGGAAGAAATCGACCGCGCTGCCGACGAAGTCGTCCGCGTGGTCCTCAGCTTGAGAAATGGCTGA
- a CDS encoding DUF1501 domain-containing protein codes for MLDMGGRLFKTCAGVTRRSMLKAGAVAMAGLTLPDLLRRQHAAASVTGSAVSSEKSLILIWLDGGPPQHETYDPKPDAPTEFRGPLGSIETAIPGVRLSELLPRHAAILDKVSLIRTMHHRNGDHFAAAHWMLTGFLGSNAVNLPPVNPSAPSVIAKLKGPRTEGLPAYVGLPHTHSVGLAPGYHGAAYLGVAYNPFTANIDPNQPGYQVPNLNLPDGVTIDRMSDRRQLLNAFDQVRREADAAGMLDGLDEFTRRAFEMVTGPRARAAFDISGEDPKLRDRYGRHQWGQCALVARRLVEAGVRCVTLTFGGWDWHSTIKEGMERQLPIIDAAIATLITDLDARGLLETTMVVVMGEFGRTPRINATAGRDHWGDAMSVLIGGGGVRPGVVVGSTNVKGEVPRDRPVTPADLIVTIYHHMGIDPATTFHNHAGRPIPIGNNGRVIDELC; via the coding sequence ATGTTGGACATGGGGGGTCGGCTGTTCAAAACGTGTGCGGGCGTGACCCGTCGTTCGATGCTCAAGGCCGGCGCGGTGGCGATGGCCGGGTTGACTCTTCCCGACCTGCTGCGACGACAGCACGCCGCCGCCTCGGTCACGGGGTCGGCGGTCTCCTCGGAGAAGTCGCTCATCCTGATCTGGTTGGACGGCGGCCCGCCGCAGCATGAGACCTATGACCCCAAGCCGGACGCCCCTACTGAATTTCGGGGCCCCCTGGGCTCGATCGAGACGGCGATTCCTGGCGTGAGGCTCAGCGAGCTTCTGCCGCGTCACGCCGCGATCCTCGACAAGGTGTCGCTCATCCGCACGATGCATCACCGAAACGGCGACCACTTCGCCGCCGCGCATTGGATGCTCACTGGCTTCCTCGGCTCCAACGCCGTCAACCTGCCGCCGGTCAACCCCTCGGCCCCTTCAGTGATCGCCAAGCTCAAGGGACCTCGAACCGAAGGTCTGCCAGCCTACGTTGGTCTCCCACACACCCACTCGGTCGGTCTAGCTCCGGGTTACCACGGCGCGGCCTACCTGGGAGTGGCCTACAACCCGTTCACCGCCAATATCGACCCCAACCAGCCCGGCTATCAGGTTCCCAACCTCAACCTTCCCGACGGAGTGACGATTGACCGTATGAGCGATCGTCGCCAACTGCTCAACGCCTTCGACCAGGTGCGCCGCGAGGCCGACGCGGCGGGCATGCTCGACGGCCTGGATGAGTTCACCCGTCGCGCCTTCGAGATGGTCACCGGGCCCCGCGCCCGCGCTGCCTTCGACATCAGCGGCGAAGACCCCAAGCTCCGCGACCGCTATGGACGCCACCAATGGGGCCAGTGCGCTTTGGTGGCCCGCCGTTTGGTCGAAGCCGGTGTCCGCTGCGTCACCCTGACCTTCGGCGGCTGGGACTGGCACTCGACCATCAAGGAAGGGATGGAGCGACAACTGCCGATCATCGACGCAGCTATTGCCACGCTCATCACCGACCTCGACGCCCGCGGCCTGCTTGAGACCACGATGGTGGTCGTCATGGGCGAATTCGGCCGCACCCCCCGCATCAACGCCACCGCCGGACGCGACCACTGGGGCGACGCCATGAGCGTGCTGATCGGCGGCGGCGGGGTTCGCCCCGGCGTCGTCGTCGGCTCCACCAACGTCAAAGGCGAGGTGCCCCGCGATCGCCCCGTCACCCCCGCTGACCTGATCGTGACCATCTACCACCACATGGGGATCGACCCCGCCACCACCTTCCACAACCACGCTGGGCGTCCCATTCCCATTGGCAACAACGGTCGGGTCATCGACGAGTTGTGCTGA